AGAGTATCTATTCTCTGGGCAAATACCACTTACATGAAGGAGAAACAAAGGGAACACAAACAGTTTGCAATGCGTCCCATTGCAACTGCAATTCCCAACTGAAGTAAGTAGATCACTTGAGTGAGTGATGACTGTGATGGCCATTGTGCCCATACTCTGAGCTGTGGAGCTCACCTTTAACAATAAATCCAGGAACTGATAAGGGGAGATGAGTGAGTGATAACTCTGATGGCCATTCTGTCCATACTCTGAGCTGTGGAGCTCCCCTTTAACAATAAATCCAGGAATTGATAAGGGGAGATGAGTGAGTGATAACTCTGATGGCCATTGTGCCCATACTCTGAGCTGTGGAGCTCCCCTTTAACAATAAATCCAGGAATTGATAAGGGGAGATGAGTGAGTGATAACTCTGATGGCCATTGTGCCCATACTCTGAGCTGTGGAGCTCCCCTTTAACAATAAGTCCAGGAATTGATAAGGGAGATGTGAGTGATAACTCTGATTCCATTTGTCCATACTCTGAGCATGTGGAGCTCCCTTTAACAATAAGTCAGAATTGATAAGCGAATGATGAGTGAAACTTCTGATGGCCATTGTGCATACTGATGTACTCACACTTTAACAATATCCTAGAATTGATAATGAATATGAAGTAATACTACTGATGGCCATTGTGTCCATACTCTGAGCTGTGGAGCTCCCCTTTAACAATAAGTCCAGGAATTGATaaggggggatgctgagggcacaAGGTCAGGTCATTACACACTATGTTTCAGGAGGTACTGCAGAAGCATGGGGAGGGGCTTGCTCAAATTAAAGTCTTTAAGTTGCAATCACACCCAAAATGCATACATTTCGGAGCACCATTTGGTTTTGgactaaaaatatttatcttcacAATGctaaaatccttaaaaaaaataaatgaaagctaATACATACTGAAGTGCCAGAAAAGCACTTTTCCTACAAACCAGGAAGTGAAGTCAGCTAAGACTCAGAATATTCTCAGCTTTTTTCTAGCCTTCAATCAAACTAGACAAAAACCATTCACATACTTTTTATTTCCTAAGGACTTCTTGAGCTTCTGCTGTCTGTGATGTCCAGTCTTGGTGTCCTAAAAAGGCAGAACATTAGCACATTAGCAGCACATTAGCAGcatcatttgttttcttttagcaTGTTTCACTATGCAGCCAAGTACAACCACCTGCACATCACTTTGAGGATGTGCATTCACCACcctttgaaaaacaaatcacCGTTTTCTGCAACTAGAAGAGCTCAACCTTTCCAACTCCAGCAGAATTGGACTGGAATCAAACCAGGGATGAGCCCCTCCACACACCCCATATGAAATCTTTCCCCTGCAATGGTGGAGTGTTCTTTGTCTCCAGTACATTCAGCCATATATTTTTTCTGCCTATACTTTATCACTTGATGACAAATATTTTAGATACTCATATGCTAGCTTTTACACAGTACTTGTTTTTCCTTAATGAAGTAATTCTTCCATTTACCCTGCCAAGAACCTTGTTTCTGGTCTCCTTCATGCCCTCCTTTTTATCTCGTTTTATTATACCCCATCAGCCGCCCAGATGTTCACGTTATCCACATCAAAGAatcctttttcttatttaacaaagatttttttgtcaCTTATCAATTGCTGTGCTCCTATTAAGACATGCAATTTAACACATCTTTGTAAAAGTATGTGTACAAGTCAGCTGAACATGCCATTTGTTGTAAGCTGCTCCTAGTGCGTGGACAAACACATACCACCACCTTCTTCCAAATGCTAATGACTGAATGCCATTCTTTATTagaaaactcaggaaaaaaacagtagTTATACAGACTAGAGAATAAAAATCACTGCCCAGTGGAAGCATGAAGAATACCAAAACTGTAACCCAGGGAACAAAGGTAGTATTTTGCCATAAACAGAAACTGGCTAAGGAACTGGAAGAAccataaaaaaaccacaaaaaaaccaacagccaaaacaaaacaaaacaaaacaaaaacaccctgaaaaaacaaaaaaatccagtgaaacaaaacaaaaaattacagacaaaaaaagaaaacagaagaaaaaaagaaattatggcTAATTACCTATCTTCTTTATAGAAAGATGTGATTCACACTATCAACCATGAGACGCCCCAAGTACCAGTTAAGAAGTTCAGAAACAGGCAGTAATATCAATACACGAATGATTAAACTGTGCCTATGCCCTCCAGCACCAGAGTCTCCTCATGGAAACGTtagggaagcagcaggagaaaattCTCAACTGCTTGATCAAAGACTTCACAAGCAAATCCTGCCTCCTTGGAAGTGAAGTCAATTGGATGTTTGTATTTGCATTATTTACACCCAAACAGCAGCGTCAACAGCATTGCCTGGGAAATCTCTACACGAGTGGAGAAGCCGCCAGAAGCTATGAAGTTATAATGATAAAACGAATAAACAGGCAGGCAGAGTCTGCTGCAATTCATTGGCTTAATCTAGGATTAGAAGAACCGAAATGACAAACATGGCATGTGTATCAAGATTCATGGGGTGTTCATAACTAAAAAATTTTGCATAAGAGTGAAGATTACTATGAAGAACTTCGGGGGCAGTTAAGGATCTGCAATAAAAAAGGAGCGTGAAAATGATCTGCCAGGCTTTCCTCTCTGAGAAGTTAATAACAGCAATTATGAAGGAAACATCTATAGAAACTGGTGTTTAAGTTCTGCATGTTTTTTCATTTATACACTTCCTATTTAAAGAACAGAGACCTAATGTATGCAGGAATGCCCAACGGCTGGatataaagaaaacagaaaagtcaTGTTCCTTGCACAGGTGAGAAAAAGTGAAGCAGAGCCTGAAAGGACGGGGAGTGGTGGATTCTGTCTGCCCGCGGCCTGCGGGCCATGCCGGTGATCCGGAGCACGGCCTGGAGACAGCATCCAGGCGGCAGGACGGTGCCCAAGCACAGCACCGCAACTCCCCGAGGTGAGGAGCTGGCACGGAAACTGGAGGTGATGGAGGTGCCAGCAGGGACACCGGGCATCCTCAGGGCCCGACCGTCCCGCGAGGAGCGGGAGGGCTCGGTATCCTCTGGGGAACTCCCTGTTCCAGTCCCGCGCTCCCGTTCCCACCGCGCACTCCATCAGCCAGGTCCTCCTGCAGCGAAGGCATTTCGGACAAAGCGCAGCCCCGGCGCCAGCAGCGCCCGCTCAGGGCTCCTGCCCGCCCGCCTCGGGCCGAACAGAACCGGGCCGGCCCCAGGCCTCGCCTTCGGGCGCAGAGGGGcggctccagctgctgctccccgggAGCCCGAAGCGCTCCCGCTCTTAGCCCGCTCAGGGCCGCTCACGGCGCCGGGGCAGGCCGCACAGCCCCACCGGCTGGCCGGGAAGCCGCCTCGCTCCCGCTATCCCGACGTCGGAGCCCATCTCGCGGTGACCCGCGGAGCAGCCAGGCTCTCCGGAGCAGCCGCCGGTAGCATCGCTGAAAAGACTGCGGGCACTCACCGAGCCTCCGCCGCTACTACCGCCCCGCATggtgccggtgccgccgccACGTCAGCGCCACGCCCGCCCGCGCGGTcccgcccgccgctcccggccgggCCTGGcagcgcccccagccccgccgcgctgctgctgctggtgtggcGCGCCCGGGGCCGTGCCAGGCCGAGCAGCGCCGGGAGGCCGCACGGGCCCGCGGAGCGTCCGGGCGGCAGCGGGGCCACAACCGGGCCCGCGCGCGTCACGTCGGGGCCGCGGCTGCGCCCGCCCCGGAAGGACAAGGGGGCTCTGGGAACATggccgcggcggcgggagcTCCGGTGGGAGCCGCTCCGGTGTGcgtgctggtgctgggcatgGCCGGCTCCGGAAAAACCACCTTCGTGCAGGTGAGAGGCGGCGGGGGTCGCGAGGGGTCGCGGGGAGTCGTCGGCTGCCCGTGGGGGGCTGCCCGTGCCCGGCGTGGCTGACGCCTCCCCGTTCCCCCGCATCTGCCCGTGCCCGGCGGGGCTGGCCGTGTCCCCGGAGCTGCCCGTGCCCGGCGGCGCTGACGCCTCCCCGTGTCTCCGCAGCGCCTGGCCGCCCACCTGCACGGGCAGCGCTGCCCTCCGTACGTGATCAACCTGGACCCTGCCGTGCACAGCCTGCCCTTCCCCGCCAACATCGGTGAGCGCCGCGGGACCGGGGATCCGCCGGGAGGGAGCGGGGCCTTCAACAGAGCCCGAACCCGTTCGCGGGGAGTCATTCATGTGTTCCGGGAGCGAATACGTGAGAGAATACAAGCTGGGCTGCTTGCGTTCCCTTAAGAGAGCCCAAGGTCTAACAAAAGGACATGAGGACTATTTGTTAAAATTTTAGGTCTTTTCTCCAAGCAGTGGTTAATATGGGTATTTTTAGAACCAAAGCTATTCTTCCAATGCGTTTGTACGTTTTTTGTGTCATCTGGTGTGACTGAAGATGTTTGGGTTctggaggctttttttttgtcagtaatGAAAGGATTAGCAGATTTGATCTGGTTCCCTACATACAAATATGCTGTCAACAAAGAGCTTTAGAGCACTTTAAAAGACATGAATTTTAGAGAAAACATTTTAGCAGTAGGAACAGATCTTACTTTTAGCTGTTCCAAAGAACATACCAGTCCTTAGTTTTGTGACAATCCTGTCTCCTACCCTCTGTGAAGGATGCCCGTCAGCCTTCCCAAAGATAAGCAAGACACTGGGTGCACGAGTTGTTTTACTGCTGTCAGAGGAATGGCTGGAGTGTCTGTTCCAGTGCTGGATCTCCAGGAACACAGATAGAGCTGTGGTGGATGTACTTTGTTAGCTGATGGTGACCAGCTGGGGGGTGGAAAACTGCTTATATGTCTTTCTTTCTCCCCTAGATATCAGGGACACCGTGAAGTACAAAGAGGTCATGAAGCAGTatccttttttttgtctgaataaTGATATTTGAAATTTCAGGTTTTTGAAAATAATCTTCTGCATGAACACTGTGGTAAAGGGGCAGGAAGTGTTTCGGGGGGATTGCAGTGATGCAGAGTGTTGCATGAAGATCAAGAGGCTTTGACTGTGTGTTTCTTGCATGTGGTATTAGGGATGTGAGTTCTACAAGATTTGGCACTTAGGTGATTTTCTCCTGTGCTAAAAATGATTTTGCCTAACAGCAAATTTTTACAAGCAAGAGGGACTCTgcccttttgttttgttttattttgtttttttgtttttggggaagCCATCAGCCTTTTCCCCATATTTTAACTAGTCTAATTTTATTTGTCATAAACAAATATGGAAATTCCTACTTGCCTGTAGTAGATGGAGAAAGAGATTTCTCCATTTGGCCATAACCAAAGCAGTGTTGTTTCTCTGAATCTCAGAGACATGGGAGTGTTTGCTCTTGCTCACAGTGCTGCTGACTGTAGTGCAGTAACATTGTGCTGAAGTGGCTGCACTTCCAGAGGGCTGTGGAGATCCTTGGTCTCTTATGCAGTAGCTTGTGCAGATGGAGACAATACACAGTCTTTAGTTTTGACTTGCAAGTATGACtcttaaatttaatattttagacAAGAATAAAGGGGGATAGGATTCTTGATTTTGGCTGTTGTTTGATTTGGGGTTAGCAGCAGAACATCCTAAATATAAGTTTCAAATTAATATGTAAGTGCATTATTTGCTTCACTGCATCTGTTATCCAACACTGGAGTTGCTGTGCCTTGTTAATAAGGGCCTGAGGAGGATGTGTGGATGTTGAGAGCAGTGATGGAGAAAACAGTGTGTTATGAGTCACTGCTGGTTCTTGTGCAGTTAAAGCACAAATGGCAAGGAGCAGCCACGCAGCCCCTCTTCCTTCTGCCAATGGCACGTGTTTGGGTAAGAGAGCATTTGTTTCCCTGCTGAGTGACTTACAGACGTGTATTAATCGTTTATGGGGGATGTTGTCCCTCAATCTCAAGGTATCCAGAGTGCATCTGTTGTCAGAGGTGACAAAGATGATCTCTGGGCTCTGTGTAACTGTAAccctctgctttcctgaatGGAGCATCAGATATGGGCTGGGCCCAAACGGCGGCATAGTGACCTCTCTCAATCTCTTTGCCACAAGGTTTGACCAGGTACGAGGTGGTTTCTGTGTGCTACTCCATGATGTGTGCTGGATGTGGAGGTTTTGTGTGTGTCCAGTCTCAGGGGCACTGCACAGTGTTTGGTGAGCTTTCTCATATTTCTGGGCAGTTATTCTCAAGGTTTGAACTCTGTGTTCTACAATGCTGTCAGAGCACATTAGCTTTCATATGAGAGATTTCAGGATTTCAGCttgttttaaagtaaaatgaagAGGCCACAGGTCCAGAACATCCTTCGGTGTTTGTATAGGACTATTGTTGCAGCATGTTTCCTATAAAATCTTTCATGTGGATGCTCTGGTTTAGGAGTAGGGCAGCTCACTTCTGGAAACCCATTAAATTTTCCTGGGGCCATTTGATAAAACAGCCCTCCTAAATCATACCACTGaatcagctctgggctgggggctggtgTCAGATACTGAGATGATCTCCTGGTGAAGAGGCACAGAACAACTGCCTTTAGTCAGGTACTagaacacacacaaaatcaagATTGTCTTTGGCATATGCAGGATCTGAGCATTTTTCACCCCTCCTTATTAAGGCATTTTCACACTCTGAAAAGCATAAAGACTTTAACCTTTTGATATtcacctgcagctgtgccagttaATGTAGTTTCTGCTGTGAAATGAAGATGAAAGTTTCCTGTtgtgaaatacaaaatatacTTCTGCTTTTTCAATCAGGTGATGAAGTTTattgaaaaaaggcaaaatgcatCTAAGTGAGTACATTCTACTGAGTTGTGCTTTTCTGGTATCATTGTGGGAAAATTGCAAAATTCTAAAAAGCTTCTCTGAATGCTTTCTAGTTGGTTTTCTCAGCCTTGTTATAAATTTTATGTGGAATAGGGCATAGAATGGATAAACCAGATTTTCTTtacatacataaaaataaagccTGCTTATCACAGTCCTGCCTTTCTTGTCTTCCATTAGACTATTGTTTTCTCTCACACACTGTTCAAATAGGcagcaatttattattttttttaagattttgcACTACTAACTCTCTGGCAAATTGATGCCTTCAACTCATGAGATTGCATGCTTCTTAGTTACAAAATTCACACAGGAGATTTTCAGGCATGCCCATAAATCTCATTAGTGTTTGGGAGAAGCTTTTCTCATCTGTTATAGAATAATCATGTCAGTTGCTATTGTATGCTGGTAATAATCTAGTCAGAACAGGACCTTGTGCTTAActaatttttccttattgttGTTTGGGGGTAACTTCTTACCAGGTATGTTATTATTGACACACCAGGGCAAATTGAGGTATTCACTTGGTCAGCATCAGGAACCATCATAACAGAGGCTTTGGTAAGTGCTTTTGGCATGGCTGGACAGTGAAGCTGTGTGAATGACCTGGCTGTTGAGCAGTGAGTTTCTAATCAAACTGTCTCTGACTTGGTGTTCCCAGGCCTCCTCTTTCCCTTCAGTTGTTGTCTATGTGATGGACACCTCTCGCAGTACCAACCCCATCACCTTCATGTCCAACATGCTCTATGCCTGCAGGTAAGAAAGGCTGGAAATGCAGCCCATCTGCTTCAATTGCTGTCTCTCTTTAATAGTTACTTTTGAGGGGAATCATGAAATAGTTTGGGTTTAAAGGGACCTTCAAAGGCCATCTAGTCCATGCTctcttccatgggcagggacaccatccACTGGACCACGTTggtccatccagcctggccctggacacttccaggcatggggaACCACAGCTTCCTGTGCAGTGTGCTCCAATATCTCTCTGCTGTCATAATGAAAAATTTTGTCAGTGTGTCTCTTTCAGCTTAAAATCATcatcccttgtcctgtccccagAAGCCTTGGTAAAGACTCAGTCTCCATTTTTCTTATAAACCTCTTTGTATACTGCAAAGCTGCAATAAAGCTTCCCTgaagcctttcccaggctgaacaatcccaactctCTGGCCTGCCTGCATAGGAGAGTGCTCTGATGGTTTCCATGGCCTCCTGTAGGCCCACGGTACTGCTCCATGTCTTCGTTGTACCCTGgtttccagagctggatgcagagctccaggtgggatgagaacagagggaaaagggagactCACCTTactcaccctgctgcccatgctgctcctggtgcaggCCAGGGTGTCTCAGATCCACTCCATCTACTGCCTTGGTTATTCTCTTTGTGATTTTCTCATTGAAAAAGCAGAGTAAATTAGGTGCCAATGGACATATGGAGGTCATTGGCTCAAAACTCCCGCTGAAGGCATTAAATAATCTGTGAGACCTCGGTGTGGTGAATGCTGGTTACAAAAGTTTAACATTGCCTGTTGCTTATAAACACATTTATCTAAGATGTACCGAGATAGTCTAGCTTAAGTTTCTTCTTGTAAACACATATTTTCTTATTctgttttttaatgttattgATACTTCAAGAGATTTTTCAAGATTTGTTTTGAGTTCAGCATAGCAACGAGATCTTGGTTTATTGTATTCTTTCTCATACATTAATatatctcttttctttcatgttaAATCAGGGACTAAATACCTATAGAATGATCAGCATAACTAGAGCTGTCATAATTCATGGTAGATGTTGGTAAAAGGTTTTCAAAAACCCTTGCAATCTTTGTATCAAGATCAGGAGCTGTGTCACTATAATAGTGTGCAAAATATGCCTTGCTGCATGCTGCATTTTCTAACGTTAGTTTGAGCAAAAGGTGAACACGTATACAGTGCAATAAGTGTGTGAGCTCTTGTGTTGACgtagtttttctttttagatgTCCTGTGTTATTTGAATTCATTGCTCAGTTCACGATCTCTCAGAACCTGAGGTCTGAGtcaaatgcaaaatgcaaatgtaattaaaaactGGGATCTGAGAGACATAGAAAATGGTAACCAAAATCAGCTGTGTGTGTCAGAGGTTTTCTGCCTCACAGATGTGTGCTTACATCTTGGGGAAGCATATTTGTTCAAAGATTGTAAGGAGGACCTGGGTGAAAATCACATTCTGattgctgcagaggaaaataattttcttttgatgtCAAATGTATTGTCTTGCATAACTCTTGTCTGCCTTATGCTTAACATGCTTTCTATTCTAGTGGGTTTTAAATTGATGTTAAACTTTCATTTTGTGTCTCCCTGCCCAGTATCCTGTACAAGACAAAGCTACCTTTCATCGTGGTTATGAACAAAGTAAGTCAAAGCTCTGATTTCCATTTCCTAGTGGGACATTGGTCTGCTCAGCTTCTTTGGTGTGGTGTCTTTGTTTTACCACAATAATGGGTTTTTCTAGAAAAGAGAGactgggagggggctgcagACTGACAACCACATCTAAGAGAGGCACAAGTATAACCAGGGATGGGCAGTTGCACCCAAAACAGAGCACCATCACTTTGAAGCACGTTTGGGACCTCAAGCCTGGGCTATAGGGACACTTAACCCTGCAAGGTAagagggaggagatgagagAGTCTGCCCTTACCCACCCTCTTTCCACATGGAATTTGGCTTTGTTACTGTTAGCAGCAGGCTGGTGACCCACATGGGAGTGGTGTAAGCCCTGCGTGGTTTGAGGAAGGAGTCCCACGTACTGCACCAGGCAAAACTCAGCAGAAGGCGTTTGTTTGATCCAGTGTTTGCTGGGAGGCAGAAGCCAATCTAGAGATACACATCCACTGCCATGTAGGGCACTCTTCAAGGAGTGCTTCTGAGTTTAACGGCTCAAAACATAATCAAACATAATCATTTCAGATATTGAAAGGATCCCGGTAGGTTGTtggtgtgggtgctgctgcttgggatttcagtggggctgctcctgcttggcCTCAATCATACAGTGTGCCATTTACAGGAAAACTTGGGATTTCAGTGGGGGCTGCTCGTGCCTGGCCTCAATCATACAGTCTGCCATTTATGCTGTAAGCTTTATTGTAGAATGTGCAGTGTTTGAATGCTCCTTTGCAGTAAGTCGTAGAAGGCTTTAGATCTGTGATTGTTCCCTTAAACAGTCATTGCCTTCTTAAACCTGAGCAGTCGTTTGTCTTCTCTCCAGATATTCATGTAGTTGATTTGATAAAAACAGAACTTGCAAAACTCCAGACCAGAgctgaatattttgaaaatattaacattttgaaaataagcTTAACATGgacttttttaatatttgtccCTTAACAGCCTATGGCTAAGATTATTACTGGTGaacattttcccttctccttccagaCTGACATAATCGACCACAGTTTTGCAGTAGAATGGATGCAGGACTTTGAGACTTTTCAGGATGCCCTGAACCAAGAGACCTCCTATGTCAGTAACCTGACTCGTTCCATGAGTTTAGTATTGGATGAATTTTACAGCTCACTGAAGGTAAGaatcttggttttgtttattaCCTCTCATCAAAGCCTGGAGATGAGAAAGCTCAAGAATAATGTTTTTGATGTAGGGTGGGAGTAGAGTGTGAGGAAGTCAAAAGGCAGACTGTtcactgctgctcagggaaaggaaaagaggcaaTAGACACAAAGTGAAATACAGGAAACTGTGTTTGAGcagaggacaaaaaaaattacttcatttttactgattgagcactggaacagacagTGCAGAGAAATTGTGAAGTCTCCAGCCTTGGAGACAGACCAAGTTATGTGGCAACCTGTTCTAATGAATTCTGGTTTTGGGCAGAGAAGTTGGACTAGATTATCACCAGAGGTGTCACCCAATCCCACCCATTCTGTCCTTCTGCAAAGGGTCTTTGCACTGCCCTTTAGAACTGAAGTCTGTTGATGAGCCATGTTAGGATTTATTGATTTGAACACAGTTACTGCAGTAACTTGTCACGCTGAGTGGCAGCTCTGAATAATTCAATATTGTGATTAATCATGAGAAGAAAGCCAAGATAGGCTGGTGAGAGGCAGCATTCTTTGTTGCAGCATTTCCTGTCTGAGGTAATTTTCCTTGTTTAGAAAGTGTCTCGTGCAGTGGTGCCTTTTAGTACACAGGAAGAATGGAAAGAATctcaaacccaaacaaacaccctttcccccctgcacccccataTTTGCTTGGCCAAAAAGAAGTTGGGGTTTTCTTCTCACTTAACCAGGTTTTGAGAAGACAAAGGAATCCAGTTCCTCAGGAAACCCTGTGCATCAGAAGCTGTTACTGTTCCCATAGTCTGTGCAAAAGGTTTCAGCTAATTGTGTTTGTCATTAGCTTTTACTAACGAAAAAGCAAGCTTTCTTGCCTTCATGGGTGTTAAAAGAAAGACAATGAAAATAAGTGATTCCATTCACaaagaagatgatgatgatgataataataataataataataataataataataataataatgtagcCAGATGTAATGTACATGTTCTATGTGGaacaaaatacagaatttcagaGAGGATTGTAGTGGTGCCATATACAGATTTAAAGTACTCTGTTTGTTATTATTAAGTTTGTTATTATAAAGTACTTATTTGTTAATTAGGTCCTATTTCTCTGCATGACTGGAGAGCAGGTCATGTGATGATTGTAGCATAGACTGCAGCTTGTACTTCAGTGCAGGGGAAGTAGAAATATTAACATATGTCAGCACATAGTAATACTTTAACTCCTTTGGAGAGCTGTCTGACGTTTGCTGTATTAATGACCAAGTGCAAGGCTGTATTGCAAAAAGTCTTCCATTTGTTAGGGAGTAGATGAGACTGTCTTGCTTtcaaaaaagaggaagaatttttgtTAGAAGATGGTTGATTCTGGCTAGTAATAGTGCTAATGAAATGTAGTTTTAGATAATTGATTTACCACAGACAGAACAAATGGCCAGATGTGTAATGATAGACAAGCCCAAGTTAGGAAGGGGATGTGCATGTTCAATGTATTACTGCAGTAACTGATTGAATTCTCCACCCCACACTCTGGCGTTGGACTGCGTGGCCAAGTGTGATGTGGCTAAATACAAAGTATTATATGGGTCAGTTGTTGATTTTGCTACTTCTAGTACACTGATACACACTAACTACTTATAACCCTAGGTGCAGATTGGATTATTAACAGTCGACAAGTAAGTGACAGAAAGACCTGACTTTCTCTTGAAATACCCAACTtgtcaaaaaaaccaaacccccttCCCCAAAgaaacaccccccaaaaatacTGCAACAACTCACCAAACAGAAAACCAGCAGCATCCAAAAGACAGAGGCAACAAACATGAGCAGCAAACGGGCAAGGAGTTTGAAAGCAGGATGGAGAGAAGCAGAAGTGGTACTGCACATTCTTGTGCCACTCTCATGATTAAATGGCTATTGTTGGGTTTAGACTGGTAATCATTTGTtagtttttgtggttttttgttagAATGGTTCAGTTTCTGTAGTTGTGTGTGGTTTCTCTTGCAGGTGGTCGGTGTTTCTGCAGTGCTCGGCACAGGACTGGAGGAGTTTTTTACCCAGCTTTCTAAAGCTGTGGATGAATACGAGCGGTAAGGCCATAGTCAGCCCATGAACACTTCCTGAAGGGTCTGATCTGCAGCTCCTTTGGTTTGAAGGAGAGCACTTCAGTGAACACTTCCTGAAGGTGCTGATCTGCAGCTCCTTTCGTTTGAAGGACTCTGCACCTTCCTTAGCCAAGGTAGTTTAGGGTTTCTGATAAATTTCAAGCATCAGCATAGAAAGTGGCAGTGTAAAGGAACTATTCAGAGGTgaatttttgtgtttgctgttcagtgaaaaagcaaaagctaTCTGTGCCGTTAAATATgtgaaggaatatttttttctctaattctgTACAGCGATCAAGGTTTGAACTCTTGCTGTTTCAGTGAAGTATGTTCACTTATTTTGCATCCATTGGTTTCAGAATCCAAATCTGGGTAAAAAGTACAGTTAGTCCTTCTGAAATGTCTCTCAAACATGAAAGCCTCGAGAAAACTTTTTTTGGGGTAGAAGGCAGCCTCTGAGATGATCCTTATTTAATATAAATCATGTGTTGATTCAGAATGCACTTTATCTTTTCAGAGAGTATCGTCCAGAATATGAACGCCTGAGAAAAACACTGGTAAGTGGTTTTGGCTGTTGTGTGCCTGGACAGTGTCTTGAGGTCACTTTAATGCACACAAGTGCCTTTATGTTGAGTGTGTCTAACATTTCATTTACTAGTCATACTCAGTGTGGGAAAAGCCCCTGTCCTGAAGAAGTctgctctctgctttttttccctagatATGGTGGAGCATATGTTTACAAGAATAAAGATGTTTTATAAAACACatactgttatgaacaaaaattcagttaatgttttttgtgagaaagagttgcagagaccagccaggtctcaggctctgccaggattcttagtgctttgttattgtaataccgggtcgttaaggcttatctcctcttttgtattagtaaaaaacCTAGCTGGGtgctggccctgtttatttcacataCTGTTTGCTGCTTTAGTGCTAGTATTTAAGATAATTGTGAGAAAATTGTTGGGAAATAGTTTTGTATTTTCCATTCAGAAGGATAGAGAGttcttgaaaataaattctcaAGTGATTTGTCGAGGCTGTCCTTG
Above is a genomic segment from Zonotrichia leucophrys gambelii isolate GWCS_2022_RI chromosome 3, RI_Zleu_2.0, whole genome shotgun sequence containing:
- the GPN1 gene encoding GPN-loop GTPase 1, with the translated sequence MAAAAGAPVGAAPVCVLVLGMAGSGKTTFVQRLAAHLHGQRCPPYVINLDPAVHSLPFPANIDIRDTVKYKEVMKQYGLGPNGGIVTSLNLFATRFDQVMKFIEKRQNASKYVIIDTPGQIEVFTWSASGTIITEALASSFPSVVVYVMDTSRSTNPITFMSNMLYACSILYKTKLPFIVVMNKTDIIDHSFAVEWMQDFETFQDALNQETSYVSNLTRSMSLVLDEFYSSLKVVGVSAVLGTGLEEFFTQLSKAVDEYEREYRPEYERLRKTLEEAQEKQKKEQLEHLWKDMGSVCMQSSALAGSGDASAMGPSELILTRGTLDEEEEERDSDTDDIDHEVAEESHEEPAFRNFMQDMRMKCQRKSNLNE